A part of Acidobacteriota bacterium genomic DNA contains:
- the ligA gene encoding NAD-dependent DNA ligase LigA produces the protein MSSPAERVAELRDLIRYHEERYYVDDNPEISDAEFDRLMHELEALEARHPDLRDPSSPTERVGGRPAEGFETARHLAPMLSLDNVYSEEELLEFHARLCRAIGEPPETPLGYVAELKIDGFSIALTYEAGRLVRAVTRGDGTEGEDVTANVRSVRAIPLRLRTPPPIAQLEIRGEVFLPRQVFERLNADREAAGEPPFANPRNAAAGSIRTLDTAAVSKRGLRAFTYQVVTPPGAPDIAARHGEILERLRAWGCPVERHWQRCASIQDVIAFTRTWRDARRSLGFDTDGVVVKLDDLALRETLGTTAKFPRWATAFKFPAEQGITRLLRIEVNVGRTGAVTPYAVLEPVQLGGTTVQMATLHNEQEVARRDVRDGDLVIVEKGGDVIPKIVGPVIREGEPRSAPWTMPATCRFCGSTLVRPEEEVVWRCDNVSCPARIRRALEHFASRRALNIEGLGESLIDQLVSKGLVRDFADLYGLTVGTLAGLDRMGPKSAANLVAEIDRSRGAELWRVIHGIGIRHVGEGGARALARAFRSMSRLRAASLAELQAVPDVGEVVATSVRTFLDEAPNAALLDRLAAAGVRMEDEPSPDADAQPLAGQTFVITGTLAAMSREAAAEAIEQLGGKVAGSVSRKTTGVVVGADPGSKLDKARRLGIRELDEAAFLALIMKPR, from the coding sequence GTGTCCTCGCCCGCCGAGCGCGTCGCCGAACTTCGCGACCTCATCCGCTATCACGAAGAGCGGTACTACGTCGACGACAACCCGGAGATCTCCGACGCCGAGTTCGATCGGCTGATGCACGAGCTCGAGGCGCTCGAGGCGCGCCATCCCGACCTGCGCGATCCCAGCTCGCCGACCGAGCGAGTCGGAGGCCGCCCGGCCGAGGGCTTCGAGACGGCACGCCACCTCGCGCCGATGCTCAGCCTCGACAACGTCTACAGCGAGGAGGAGCTGCTCGAGTTCCACGCCAGGCTCTGCCGCGCCATCGGCGAGCCGCCGGAGACGCCGCTCGGCTACGTCGCCGAACTGAAGATCGACGGGTTCAGCATCGCGCTGACCTACGAGGCCGGCCGGCTCGTCCGCGCGGTCACGCGTGGCGACGGCACGGAAGGCGAGGACGTGACCGCCAACGTGCGGTCGGTCCGCGCCATCCCGCTCCGGCTTCGCACGCCGCCGCCGATCGCCCAGCTCGAGATCCGCGGCGAGGTGTTCCTCCCGCGCCAGGTGTTCGAGCGGCTCAACGCCGACCGCGAGGCTGCCGGGGAGCCGCCGTTCGCCAATCCGCGCAACGCCGCGGCTGGCAGCATCCGGACGCTCGACACCGCCGCCGTCTCCAAGCGCGGCCTTCGGGCGTTCACGTATCAGGTCGTGACGCCGCCCGGCGCGCCGGACATTGCGGCGCGCCATGGGGAGATCCTCGAACGGCTTCGCGCCTGGGGCTGTCCTGTCGAACGGCATTGGCAGCGTTGCGCCTCCATCCAGGACGTGATCGCCTTCACCCGCACATGGCGCGACGCCCGGCGCTCGCTCGGCTTCGACACCGACGGCGTCGTCGTCAAGCTCGACGACCTCGCGCTGCGCGAGACGCTCGGCACCACCGCGAAGTTCCCTCGCTGGGCGACGGCGTTCAAGTTCCCGGCCGAGCAGGGGATCACGCGCCTGCTGCGCATCGAGGTCAACGTCGGCCGAACCGGCGCCGTCACGCCGTACGCCGTGCTCGAGCCCGTGCAGCTCGGCGGGACCACCGTGCAGATGGCGACGCTGCACAACGAGCAGGAAGTCGCCCGCCGTGACGTTCGCGACGGCGATCTCGTCATCGTGGAGAAGGGCGGCGACGTCATCCCGAAGATCGTCGGCCCGGTCATCCGCGAGGGCGAGCCTCGCAGCGCCCCGTGGACGATGCCGGCGACGTGCCGGTTCTGCGGGAGCACGCTCGTGCGGCCGGAAGAGGAGGTCGTCTGGCGCTGCGACAACGTGTCGTGCCCCGCGCGAATTCGCCGGGCGCTCGAACACTTCGCCTCGCGCCGGGCGCTGAACATCGAAGGCCTCGGCGAGTCGTTGATCGATCAGCTCGTGAGCAAGGGGCTCGTGCGCGACTTCGCGGACCTGTACGGCCTCACCGTCGGGACGCTCGCGGGCCTCGACCGGATGGGACCGAAGTCCGCCGCGAACCTCGTGGCGGAGATCGACAGAAGCCGCGGCGCGGAGCTGTGGCGTGTGATTCACGGCATCGGCATCCGGCACGTCGGCGAAGGCGGCGCCCGCGCGCTTGCCCGGGCATTCCGTTCCATGAGCCGGCTGCGCGCCGCCTCGCTCGCCGAGCTGCAAGCCGTGCCGGACGTGGGCGAGGTCGTCGCCACGTCGGTCCGCACGTTCCTGGACGAAGCACCCAACGCCGCGCTGCTCGACCGGTTGGCGGCGGCGGGCGTCCGCATGGAGGACGAGCCGTCACCGGACGCCGACGCGCAGCCGCTCGCGGGACAGACGTTCGTGATCACCGGTACGCTCGCCGCGATGAGCCGGGAGGCGGCGGCCGAAGCCATCGAGCAGCTCGGCGGCAAGGTGGCCGGCAGCGTCAGCCGGAAGACCACCGGGGTCGTCGTCGGCGCGGACCCGGGGTCGAAGCTCGACAAGGCCAGACGGCTCGGCATCCGCGAGCTCGACGAGGCCGCGTTTCTGGCCCTTATAATGAAACCACGATGA
- the metG gene encoding methionine--tRNA ligase: protein MPRFFLTTAIDYVNSRPHLGTAYEKVAADVIARYKRLAGFDVRFLMGNDEHSQNVFKQAAEAGLDPIAYCDRMEEEFRRAWRSLDISFDDFIRTTEPRHKAGVTDLALRLHEAGDIYQGTYEGWYCVGCEAFKQEKDLVDGRCPLHPQSEPQWLEERNYFFRLSKYQQPLIEHFTEHPEFLEPDIRRNEILRLLESGLEDVSVSRAGQSWGIPLPFDAGSVVYVWFDALINYASAVGLGTDPALFERWWPADLHVIGKDITRFHAVIWPAMLMAAKLPLPRRIFGHGFMTKDGQRMSKSIPGTIIDPAEAAHRRGADPLRLYLAKEVVFGSDGDFSWERFDEKYNVDLANNLGNLVNRITAMAERYRGGRLVAVAGADRLPDTAAALVASYRANMDQLALDRACHDAFRLVDATNEYIAASEPWALAKQGRDRDLDRVLWTSAEALRIAAVLLSPVMPGSCQTILERIGAPVRRTSDLRLERDAQLLTAGERDVVRGDALWPRLEQPAPTAGAPAKEIRVTELPKDVPPPAAPAPASPAPTAAAPAAAAPASDDARVDIDQFMKIDLRVARVLSAERVPNSKKLMKLAIDLGTEQRTIVAGIAEAYDAETLVGRTVGIVANLKPAKLMGIESNGMILAASGADGRPMLVAFDGQPAPGTRIR from the coding sequence ATGCCTCGATTCTTCCTCACGACCGCGATCGACTACGTGAACAGCCGGCCGCACCTCGGCACGGCGTACGAGAAGGTGGCGGCCGACGTCATCGCCCGGTACAAGCGCCTGGCCGGGTTCGACGTGCGCTTTCTCATGGGCAACGACGAGCACTCGCAGAACGTGTTCAAGCAGGCCGCCGAAGCCGGGCTCGATCCGATTGCCTACTGCGATCGCATGGAGGAAGAGTTCCGCCGAGCCTGGCGGAGCCTCGACATCTCCTTCGACGACTTCATCCGCACGACCGAACCGCGGCACAAAGCGGGGGTGACGGACCTCGCGTTGCGGCTCCATGAGGCCGGCGACATCTACCAGGGCACGTACGAAGGCTGGTATTGCGTCGGCTGCGAGGCGTTCAAACAGGAGAAGGATCTCGTCGACGGGCGCTGTCCGCTGCACCCGCAGTCCGAGCCGCAATGGCTCGAGGAACGCAACTACTTCTTCCGCCTGTCGAAATACCAGCAGCCGCTGATCGAGCACTTCACCGAGCATCCTGAATTCCTCGAGCCCGACATCCGGCGCAACGAGATCCTGCGGCTGCTCGAGAGCGGCCTCGAGGACGTGTCGGTGAGCCGCGCGGGACAGTCGTGGGGCATCCCGCTGCCGTTCGACGCGGGGAGCGTGGTCTACGTCTGGTTCGATGCGCTCATCAACTACGCGTCTGCGGTCGGGCTCGGCACCGATCCCGCCCTCTTCGAACGATGGTGGCCTGCCGACCTGCACGTCATCGGCAAGGACATCACGCGGTTCCACGCCGTGATCTGGCCCGCGATGCTGATGGCGGCGAAGCTGCCGCTTCCACGCCGCATCTTCGGTCACGGGTTCATGACCAAGGACGGCCAGCGGATGAGCAAGTCGATCCCTGGGACCATCATCGACCCGGCTGAGGCCGCCCATCGGCGCGGCGCCGATCCGCTGCGGCTGTATCTCGCCAAGGAAGTCGTCTTCGGCTCGGACGGTGACTTCTCCTGGGAGCGGTTCGACGAGAAGTACAACGTCGATCTCGCCAACAACCTGGGGAACCTCGTCAACCGGATCACGGCGATGGCCGAGCGGTACCGCGGCGGACGCCTCGTGGCCGTAGCCGGCGCCGATCGGCTTCCCGACACCGCCGCCGCGCTCGTCGCGTCGTACCGGGCCAACATGGACCAACTCGCGCTCGATCGCGCGTGCCACGACGCGTTCCGCCTCGTCGACGCCACGAACGAGTACATCGCGGCGAGCGAGCCGTGGGCGCTCGCGAAGCAGGGCCGCGACCGCGATCTCGATCGCGTGCTCTGGACGAGCGCCGAGGCGCTGCGCATCGCGGCGGTGCTGCTGAGCCCCGTGATGCCCGGCTCGTGCCAGACCATTCTCGAGCGCATCGGCGCGCCGGTCCGGCGGACGAGCGATCTGCGCCTCGAGCGCGACGCGCAGTTGCTGACCGCCGGCGAGCGAGACGTCGTGCGCGGCGACGCACTCTGGCCCCGGCTCGAGCAGCCGGCGCCCACTGCCGGCGCGCCGGCGAAGGAGATCCGAGTGACCGAACTGCCGAAAGACGTGCCACCTCCCGCGGCGCCGGCGCCAGCCTCGCCCGCGCCAACGGCCGCAGCGCCTGCCGCAGCGGCGCCGGCCTCCGACGACGCCCGCGTGGACATCGATCAGTTCATGAAGATCGATCTTCGCGTGGCCCGGGTGCTCAGCGCCGAACGCGTTCCGAACTCGAAGAAGCTGATGAAGCTCGCGATCGATCTCGGGACCGAACAGCGCACCATCGTCGCCGGCATCGCCGAGGCGTACGACGCCGAGACGCTCGTCGGCCGCACCGTCGGCATCGTCGCGAACCTCAAACCGGCGAAGCTGATGGGCATCGAGTCGAACGGCATGATCCTCGCGGCCAGCGGGGCAGACGGCCGGCCGATGCTCGTGGCGTTCGACGGGCAGCCCGCCCCTGGCACCAGGATTCGGTGA
- a CDS encoding sigma-54-dependent Fis family transcriptional regulator: MKARILVVDDEPAIRDAMRMILEYEGHDVQLAGSGSEALALVDREAPDLVFLDIKMPGVDGLEVLGRLRSQNDTLPVVMISAHGTAATALEAGRLGAFRFIEKPLSKDYVLDAVREGVELGTLRRENRTLRTALETRHQLVGESAALTQVLEQVRRAAPTNATVLILGESGAGKELVARAMHRSSLRARERFVQVNCAAIPEDLIESELFGHERGAFTGATEKQVGKFEMADRGTIFLDEVGDMSAKTQAKVLRVLQEGEVERLGSSRTIKVDVRVIAATNKDLEEEIASGRFREDLYFRLSVIPIRVPSLSERRDDVPLLVQHFVAQFSRENNRRLARFTPGALDALAGARWRGNVRELKNVVERILIMTDRDLIDADDVRQVVRGDARPASPGAVPSAGPATVPMTGPRPTTLREFKEWSERAFLVEKLKEYGWNISRTADVIDTPRSNLYKKLEQYGIKQENEA; the protein is encoded by the coding sequence ATGAAGGCCCGGATTCTCGTCGTCGACGACGAACCCGCCATCCGGGATGCGATGCGGATGATTCTCGAGTACGAAGGGCACGACGTGCAGCTCGCGGGCTCGGGTTCCGAAGCCCTCGCCCTCGTCGATCGCGAGGCGCCGGATCTGGTCTTCCTCGACATCAAGATGCCCGGCGTGGACGGGCTCGAGGTGCTCGGCCGGCTGCGCAGCCAGAACGACACGCTGCCCGTCGTCATGATCTCGGCGCACGGCACCGCGGCCACGGCGCTGGAGGCCGGGCGCCTCGGGGCCTTCCGGTTCATCGAGAAGCCGCTCTCCAAGGACTACGTGCTCGACGCCGTGCGCGAAGGGGTGGAGCTCGGCACCTTGCGGCGCGAGAACCGCACGCTGCGCACGGCGCTCGAAACGCGGCACCAGCTCGTCGGCGAGAGCGCCGCGCTCACGCAAGTGCTCGAGCAGGTGCGCCGTGCGGCGCCGACCAATGCCACCGTGCTGATCCTCGGCGAGAGCGGCGCCGGCAAGGAGCTCGTCGCCCGCGCGATGCACAGGAGCAGCCTGCGTGCCCGCGAGCGCTTCGTGCAAGTCAACTGCGCCGCCATTCCGGAAGACCTCATCGAGTCCGAGCTGTTCGGCCACGAGCGGGGCGCGTTCACCGGCGCGACCGAGAAACAGGTCGGCAAGTTCGAGATGGCGGATCGCGGGACGATCTTCCTCGACGAAGTCGGCGACATGAGCGCGAAGACGCAGGCCAAGGTGCTGCGCGTGCTGCAGGAAGGCGAGGTCGAGCGGCTGGGCTCCTCGCGCACGATCAAAGTGGACGTGCGCGTGATCGCCGCGACGAACAAGGACCTCGAAGAGGAGATTGCCTCGGGACGCTTCCGCGAAGACCTCTACTTCCGGCTCAGCGTGATTCCGATCCGCGTGCCATCGCTCAGCGAGCGGCGCGACGACGTGCCGCTGCTCGTGCAGCACTTCGTGGCGCAGTTCAGCCGCGAGAACAACCGGCGGCTCGCGCGTTTCACGCCCGGAGCGCTCGACGCGCTCGCCGGCGCGCGCTGGCGCGGCAACGTCCGCGAGCTCAAGAACGTCGTGGAACGCATCCTGATCATGACGGATCGCGACCTCATCGACGCCGACGACGTCAGGCAGGTCGTGCGCGGCGACGCGCGGCCAGCCTCGCCTGGAGCCGTCCCATCCGCCGGGCCCGCCACCGTCCCGATGACCGGCCCTCGACCCACCACGCTCCGCGAATTCAAGGAATGGTCGGAACGCGCGTTCCTCGTGGAGAAGCTCAAAGAGTACGGCTGGAACATCTCACGGACCGCCGACGTCATCGACACGCCGCGCAGCAATCTCTACAAGAAGCTCGAGCAGTACGGGATCAAACAGGAGAACGAGGCGTAG
- a CDS encoding polyprenyl synthetase family protein → MREELQRVEHEFARHLESRVQLIPEMGKYVQMSGGKRIRPAVLLMSARLCGYTGDRGVLNAAVVEFIHTATLVHDDIIDGADTRRGRLTAHSRWGSDITVLLGDYLYIRSMAMALTQDTLEVVRLLCDCTLKMIEGELYQLTKTGDTSVTEEEHFEIIRRKTAYLFAGCAEIGALLGASTPAQRVALREYGFNLGLAFQIVDDVLDYVAEESALGKPIGGDLREGKVTLPIILLLQRTGPEVAELINRVVADGRVTVDEWRTIRELLARHGATDAAFERAVTYVARAKEHLTAAFGPSLERDRLLALADYLLSRDR, encoded by the coding sequence GTGCGCGAAGAGTTGCAGCGCGTGGAGCACGAGTTCGCGCGCCATCTCGAGTCGCGCGTCCAGCTCATCCCCGAGATGGGGAAGTACGTCCAGATGAGCGGCGGCAAGCGGATCCGGCCGGCCGTGCTGCTCATGTCGGCGCGGCTCTGCGGCTACACGGGCGACCGCGGCGTGCTCAACGCGGCGGTCGTGGAGTTCATCCACACGGCCACGCTCGTCCACGACGACATCATCGACGGCGCGGACACGCGGCGCGGGCGGCTGACGGCGCATTCGCGGTGGGGCAGCGACATCACGGTGCTGCTCGGCGATTACCTGTACATCCGCTCGATGGCGATGGCCTTGACGCAGGACACGCTCGAGGTGGTCCGCCTCCTCTGCGACTGCACGCTGAAGATGATCGAAGGCGAGCTGTACCAGCTCACGAAGACCGGCGACACGAGCGTCACCGAGGAAGAGCACTTCGAGATCATCCGGCGCAAGACGGCCTATCTGTTCGCCGGCTGCGCGGAGATCGGGGCGCTGCTCGGCGCGTCGACGCCCGCCCAACGCGTCGCGCTCCGCGAGTACGGCTTCAACCTCGGCCTCGCGTTCCAGATCGTCGACGACGTCCTGGACTACGTCGCGGAGGAGTCGGCGCTCGGCAAGCCCATCGGCGGGGACCTGCGCGAAGGCAAGGTCACGCTGCCGATCATCCTGCTGCTGCAACGGACCGGGCCCGAGGTCGCCGAGCTCATCAACCGCGTCGTGGCCGACGGCCGCGTCACCGTCGACGAGTGGCGCACGATCCGGGAGCTGCTCGCGCGGCACGGCGCGACCGACGCGGCCTTCGAGCGGGCCGTCACCTACGTGGCTCGCGCCAAAGAACATCTCACGGCCGCCTTCGGCCCGTCGCTCGAGCGCGACCGCCTGTTGGCGCTGGCCGACTACCTCCTCAGCCGCGATCGCTGA
- a CDS encoding trypsin-like peptidase domain-containing protein, which translates to MSRVALAVTGLTGAVSFLLGLVFASTRPPLPTTTLPVPARAGKIQPLTIVTRAEAPAVAPLVAAAAANAAPVAGVDFGAVAATLNATVVNVDTASRGLDERARPRGRYVPGEAMQPREGSGSGFIIDPAGFVLTNYHVVTGADRVTVTLSDGRPFKADLIGVDPALDIALLQIHTGDKLPAAPLGDSDALRVGEWVCAIGNPLGVYVHSVTVGVVSFLGRKLFDPGLDAFIQTDAAISFGNSGGPLINARGEVVGITTAVSAQASSIGFAIPITQVIAVLPQLHATGMVARGFLGVGLTTVTPELRRALRLAPSQGAVVQDVSPDSPPDAAGLRAYDVIVGVDGQVIRSDEDLIRYVSSRPPGTLAALDVWRDGQTRTVHVKLRDRPLPPAVQRRTPPDADIRPVVQDKTPLGMKVRELDEATAARLRIPDQIEGVLIAEVDPAGPAKLAQLKANQVVVELNRQRVGSVREYVSAVSHLTRGDVAALLIYDRNTRQHTIVTVTPDADR; encoded by the coding sequence ATGAGTCGGGTCGCCCTCGCCGTGACCGGGCTGACCGGCGCCGTGAGCTTCCTGCTCGGGCTGGTCTTCGCCAGCACGAGACCGCCCCTGCCGACCACGACGCTGCCCGTGCCGGCTCGTGCCGGCAAGATCCAGCCGCTGACCATCGTCACCCGCGCCGAAGCACCGGCCGTCGCTCCGCTGGTGGCGGCGGCCGCCGCGAATGCGGCGCCCGTCGCGGGCGTCGACTTCGGCGCCGTCGCGGCCACCCTCAACGCGACGGTCGTCAACGTCGATACGGCCAGCCGGGGGCTCGACGAGCGGGCGCGTCCGCGAGGGCGGTACGTGCCGGGTGAGGCGATGCAGCCTCGGGAAGGATCGGGCAGCGGCTTCATCATCGATCCGGCCGGGTTCGTCCTCACGAACTACCACGTCGTGACGGGCGCCGACCGCGTGACCGTGACGCTCAGCGACGGCCGTCCGTTCAAGGCCGACCTCATCGGCGTCGATCCGGCGCTCGACATCGCGCTCCTCCAGATCCATACCGGCGACAAGCTTCCGGCGGCGCCGCTCGGCGACTCCGACGCGCTCCGTGTGGGCGAGTGGGTGTGCGCCATCGGCAATCCGCTCGGCGTCTACGTGCACTCGGTCACGGTCGGCGTGGTGAGCTTCCTCGGCCGCAAGCTGTTCGATCCGGGCCTCGACGCGTTCATCCAGACGGATGCCGCCATCAGCTTCGGCAACAGCGGCGGCCCGTTGATCAACGCGCGCGGTGAGGTCGTCGGCATCACGACCGCCGTGAGCGCGCAGGCGTCGAGCATCGGCTTCGCGATTCCCATCACGCAGGTCATCGCCGTACTGCCGCAACTGCACGCCACCGGCATGGTCGCGCGCGGATTCCTGGGTGTCGGGCTCACGACCGTCACGCCGGAGCTTCGGCGGGCGCTGCGCCTCGCCCCCTCGCAAGGCGCGGTCGTGCAGGACGTGTCGCCCGACAGCCCGCCCGATGCGGCCGGCCTCCGCGCGTACGACGTCATCGTCGGCGTCGATGGCCAGGTGATTCGGTCCGACGAGGACCTGATCCGCTACGTGTCGAGCCGACCGCCCGGCACGCTCGCCGCGCTCGACGTGTGGCGCGACGGCCAGACGCGCACGGTACACGTCAAGCTGCGGGATCGTCCGCTGCCGCCCGCCGTGCAGCGCCGGACACCGCCCGACGCCGACATCCGGCCGGTCGTCCAGGACAAGACGCCGCTCGGCATGAAGGTGCGCGAGCTCGACGAGGCCACGGCCGCCCGGCTCCGCATTCCCGACCAGATCGAGGGCGTGCTCATCGCGGAAGTCGATCCGGCCGGGCCGGCGAAGCTCGCGCAGCTCAAGGCCAATCAGGTCGTCGTGGAGCTGAACCGTCAGCGCGTCGGCAGCGTGCGCGAGTACGTGTCGGCCGTCTCCCATCTCACGCGCGGCGACGTCGCCGCGCTCCTCATCTACGACCGGAACACCAGACAGCACACCATCGTGACCGTGACGCCCGACGCCGACCGATGA
- a CDS encoding SDR family oxidoreductase — protein sequence MAKYLVTGGAGFIGSHLVEELLRRGHTVRVVDDFSTGRRSNVPHGRVELYEADLAAEGVAARAVAGCDYVLHQAAIPSVPRSIQDPAASHRANVDATLAVLIAARDAGVKRLVFAGSSSVYGNTADLPKHEDMPTQPLSPYALQKLVSEQYCRLFTQLYGFETVTTRYFNVFGPRQEPGSPYSGVISLFVEALVEGRRPRIYGDGLQTRDFTYVGDVVDGVLASCEAPGAAGEVINVAAGRRVSLLELVAVLRRLLGVQTTPEFAPAREGDVRDSQADIARARHLLGFEPREGFEEGLRKTLAWYQQERAVARG from the coding sequence TTGGCGAAATACCTCGTTACTGGAGGGGCAGGGTTCATCGGATCGCATCTCGTCGAGGAGCTGCTTCGGCGCGGACACACCGTCCGCGTCGTGGACGACTTCTCGACGGGACGCCGCAGCAACGTGCCGCACGGTCGGGTCGAGCTGTACGAGGCCGATCTGGCGGCCGAGGGCGTCGCGGCGCGCGCGGTGGCCGGCTGTGACTACGTCCTGCACCAGGCCGCGATCCCGTCCGTTCCTCGATCCATCCAGGATCCGGCCGCCTCGCACCGCGCCAACGTGGACGCCACGCTCGCGGTGCTGATCGCCGCGCGCGATGCCGGCGTCAAGCGGCTCGTCTTCGCGGGCTCATCGTCGGTCTACGGCAATACGGCCGATCTGCCGAAGCACGAAGACATGCCGACGCAGCCGCTCAGCCCGTATGCGCTGCAGAAGCTCGTCTCGGAACAGTACTGCCGGCTCTTCACGCAGCTCTACGGATTCGAGACGGTCACGACGCGATACTTCAACGTGTTCGGTCCGAGGCAGGAGCCGGGATCGCCGTACTCCGGCGTCATCTCGCTCTTCGTCGAGGCGCTCGTCGAAGGCCGTCGTCCGCGCATCTACGGGGACGGGCTGCAGACCCGCGACTTCACGTACGTGGGCGACGTCGTCGACGGCGTGCTCGCGTCGTGCGAGGCGCCTGGAGCCGCTGGTGAGGTGATCAACGTCGCCGCCGGTCGCCGCGTGTCGCTCCTCGAGCTGGTCGCCGTGCTCCGGCGCCTTCTGGGCGTCCAGACGACGCCCGAGTTCGCGCCGGCGCGCGAGGGCGACGTGAGGGATTCGCAGGCCGACATCGCGAGAGCCCGCCATCTGCTGGGATTCGAACCTCGCGAGGGCTTCGAGGAAGGGCTGCGCAAGACGCTGGCC
- a CDS encoding amidohydrolase family protein, translated as MGGVQIEAGQECPPGTTEVRLRNCGAPTMPAPSILDYRPVSTLVTPEHPVPRAKYGAIDYHAHIANYLTSAESLDTLVKQLDQINVRIAVSSDNMSGERLQRALDVVRASPHKDRVRILTGINFQNVGPGWAEKAIAQLEADVKAGAVGVGEVGKGLGLTTKKADGTRLKVDDPDLDPVWEACARLNIPVFIHTADPPEFFKAIDYHNERWLELALFPERRWFGPGIPALDELLAERDRMFKKHPRTKFIAAHLAWYGNDLQRLGKLFDEVPTLTAEVGAVLYDIGRQPRQAHDFFVKYQDRLLFGKDTFEPTEFPYYWRVFETTDDYFDYYRHYHAFWKLYGIGLPDAVLRKLYYGNAVRITPGLPQSGWPR; from the coding sequence ATGGGCGGCGTCCAGATCGAGGCCGGTCAGGAATGTCCACCTGGGACGACCGAAGTCCGCCTGCGCAACTGCGGCGCGCCGACGATGCCCGCGCCGTCGATCCTCGACTACCGGCCCGTGTCGACCCTCGTCACGCCGGAACACCCCGTGCCGCGGGCCAAGTACGGCGCCATCGACTACCACGCGCACATCGCCAACTACCTGACCTCCGCCGAGTCGCTCGACACGCTCGTCAAGCAGTTGGATCAGATCAACGTCCGGATCGCCGTCAGCTCCGACAACATGTCGGGCGAGCGCCTGCAACGCGCGCTCGACGTCGTGCGCGCCAGCCCGCACAAGGATCGCGTGCGGATTCTCACCGGCATCAACTTCCAGAACGTCGGCCCGGGCTGGGCGGAGAAGGCGATCGCCCAGCTCGAGGCGGACGTGAAAGCGGGGGCGGTGGGCGTCGGCGAAGTCGGCAAGGGCCTCGGGCTCACGACGAAGAAGGCCGACGGCACCAGGCTGAAGGTGGACGACCCCGATCTCGATCCCGTCTGGGAGGCCTGCGCGCGGCTGAACATCCCGGTGTTCATCCACACGGCCGACCCGCCCGAGTTCTTCAAGGCCATCGACTATCACAACGAGCGGTGGCTCGAGCTGGCGCTCTTCCCGGAGCGGCGCTGGTTCGGCCCCGGCATCCCGGCGCTCGACGAGCTGCTCGCCGAACGCGACCGCATGTTCAAGAAGCACCCGCGCACGAAGTTCATCGCCGCGCACCTGGCGTGGTACGGCAACGACCTGCAGCGGCTGGGCAAGCTGTTCGACGAGGTGCCCACGCTCACGGCGGAAGTCGGCGCCGTGCTCTACGACATCGGTCGTCAGCCCCGTCAGGCCCACGACTTCTTCGTCAAGTACCAGGACCGGTTGCTGTTCGGCAAGGACACCTTCGAGCCGACCGAGTTCCCGTACTACTGGCGCGTGTTCGAGACGACGGACGACTACTTCGACTACTACCGCCACTACCATGCGTTCTGGAAGCTCTACGGCATCGGCTTGCCGGATGCGGTGCTGCGGAAGCTGTACTATGGGAACGCGGTACGGATCACGCCCGGGCTGCCGCAGTCCGGCTGGCCGCGGTAG
- a CDS encoding TatD family hydrolase, protein MSLVDSHCHLADEAFAADLSEVAARAREAGLGGALCILSADDPDELTRAATVREVWPAVWFATAIHPHRAGAGAADAARAAEVVTAALERTGAIAVGEVGLDYHYDFSPRGVQRDVFAAQVAVAASRDLPVVVHTREAADDTHAVLQSAPGVRGVLHCFTGTRDEARRALDLGFYLSFSGIVTFPRAADLRDVAAFVPIDRLLVETDAPYLAPVPRRGQRNEPAWVTETVRALAATRRMSEPDLVSVLASNFAVLFRVTLPRVDTPAKPMV, encoded by the coding sequence GTGAGCCTCGTCGACTCGCACTGTCATCTCGCTGACGAGGCGTTTGCGGCCGACCTATCGGAGGTGGCCGCACGCGCCCGCGAGGCCGGGCTCGGCGGGGCGCTCTGCATCCTGTCGGCCGACGATCCTGACGAGTTGACGCGGGCTGCGACCGTGCGCGAGGTCTGGCCCGCGGTGTGGTTCGCCACCGCGATTCACCCGCACCGGGCCGGCGCCGGGGCGGCCGATGCCGCGCGGGCTGCGGAGGTCGTGACGGCCGCGCTCGAGCGAACCGGCGCGATTGCCGTCGGCGAGGTCGGCCTCGACTACCACTACGACTTCTCGCCCCGCGGCGTGCAGCGGGACGTGTTCGCGGCGCAGGTGGCCGTTGCGGCGTCCAGGGACCTGCCGGTGGTCGTCCACACGCGTGAGGCAGCCGACGACACGCACGCCGTGCTCCAGAGCGCACCCGGCGTCCGCGGCGTGCTGCACTGCTTCACGGGCACGCGCGACGAGGCGCGGCGCGCGTTGGACCTTGGCTTCTACCTGTCGTTCTCCGGCATCGTGACGTTTCCGCGCGCCGCCGACCTGCGCGACGTCGCCGCGTTCGTGCCGATCGATCGGCTGCTCGTCGAAACGGATGCGCCGTATCTGGCGCCGGTGCCGCGGCGCGGCCAGCGCAACGAGCCCGCATGGGTGACCGAGACCGTGCGCGCCCTCGCCGCCACGCGGCGCATGTCCGAGCCGGATCTCGTGTCCGTGCTCGCGTCGAACTTCGCCGTGCTGTTCCGCGTGACGCTTCCGCGCGTTGACACCCCGGCGAAACCTATGGTCTGA